One Bifidobacterium angulatum DSM 20098 = JCM 7096 DNA window includes the following coding sequences:
- a CDS encoding LacI family DNA-binding transcriptional regulator codes for MAGKTNSSITNVAALANVSIATVSRVLSGKRDKDDDIARRVRAAAEQLNYSVNYAASALRSDVTNAIGLVIPSATDSFSAQLLDEIEYASDANEQQLMIGIGNDQTTQIDRIESLVSRHVDGLIVVPAVNADLTDTLDHYAGTMPIVQIGGHQQSFRTSMVSIDENAAMELIMRHLTERGAHAVAYMASKEISFESAELFTMFHTQVRSYRLTTHTDWNQFGERTVQRGYDCSMRLFAKDNRPDALVCADDAVAFGAMVALHTLGLRVPEDVRIVGFDDSPLAATTMPTLTSVQPPFEQIVAESLRLISTGNSTPAHVSLLPQLVIRESTGYGER; via the coding sequence ATGGCCGGCAAAACAAACAGTTCCATCACGAACGTTGCCGCACTGGCCAACGTATCCATCGCCACCGTATCGCGCGTACTATCCGGCAAACGAGACAAAGACGACGACATCGCCAGACGCGTACGCGCGGCAGCCGAACAACTCAACTATTCCGTCAACTACGCGGCAAGCGCATTGCGCAGCGACGTCACCAACGCCATCGGCCTGGTCATCCCCAGCGCCACGGACTCATTCAGCGCCCAACTGCTCGACGAAATCGAATACGCCAGCGACGCCAACGAACAGCAGCTGATGATCGGCATAGGCAACGACCAGACCACGCAGATCGACCGCATCGAATCCCTCGTCTCAAGGCATGTGGACGGCCTGATCGTAGTGCCGGCCGTCAACGCCGACCTGACAGACACACTGGACCATTACGCCGGCACCATGCCAATCGTGCAAATCGGCGGGCACCAGCAGTCGTTCCGAACCTCCATGGTCTCCATCGACGAAAACGCCGCCATGGAGCTCATCATGAGGCACCTCACCGAGCGTGGCGCGCACGCCGTGGCCTACATGGCCAGCAAGGAGATCTCCTTCGAATCGGCCGAACTGTTCACCATGTTCCACACCCAGGTACGCTCATACCGTCTCACCACGCACACCGACTGGAACCAGTTCGGCGAACGCACGGTGCAACGCGGCTACGACTGTTCGATGCGACTGTTCGCCAAAGACAACAGGCCGGACGCCCTGGTGTGCGCGGACGACGCGGTGGCCTTCGGCGCAATGGTGGCGTTGCATACGCTAGGATTGCGGGTCCCCGAAGATGTACGCATCGTCGGGTTTGACGATTCTCCGCTTGCCGCAACGACCATGCCGACACTGACCTCCGTGCAGCCGCCATTCGAACAGATCGTCGCGGAATCCCTACGACTGATCTCGACAGGCAACAGCACACCCGCGCACGTCTCGCTGCTGCCCCAGCTGGTCATACGTGAATCCACCGGATACGGCGAACGCTAA